The proteins below come from a single Alphaproteobacteria bacterium genomic window:
- a CDS encoding cold-shock protein, translating into MQRHKGTVKWFNSKKGYGFIQPADQSGKDVFVHITAVNQAGMRSLDEGQVLEFDLEESRGRTAAVNISVVSA; encoded by the coding sequence ATGCAAAGACATAAAGGTACCGTTAAATGGTTCAATTCTAAAAAAGGTTACGGATTTATCCAACCTGCAGACCAAAGCGGAAAAGATGTATTTGTTCACATTACTGCTGTTAATCAAGCTGGAATGCGTTCTTTAGACGAAGGACAAGTTTTGGAGTTTGATCTAGAAGAAAGTCGTGGAAGAACTGCAGCTGTTAACATTTCAGTTGTTTCAGCGTAA